Proteins from a genomic interval of Crassostrea angulata isolate pt1a10 chromosome 7, ASM2561291v2, whole genome shotgun sequence:
- the LOC128156146 gene encoding perlucin-like protein isoform X2 — MNLGFYVFCLCCIVCFSDCSDNQITNKACKPPFHRFANSCYYISRDQVLGDEAFARCINIGGYLANFETLEEAMLMKQKVKRMNSGLHFFVGGRNINKRKPGGDWRWIKNGAMTKISYFAFGKGEPSGSDKRVRDCMFFYADEYYRFHAVPCDNFNGGYICEK; from the exons ATGAATCTCGGATTCTACGTTTTCTGTTTGTGTTGTATTGTATGCTTTTCAGATTGCTCAGACAACCAAATTACTA ATAAAGCATGTAAACCCCCATTCCACAGATTTGCAAACAGTTGTTATTACATCAGCAGAGACCAAGTATTGGGAGATGAGGCCTTT GCTCGTTGTATCAACATCGGAGGTTACCTCGCCAACTTTGAGACATTGGAGGAAGCAATGCTGATGAAACAAAAAGTAAAGAGAATGAATTCgg GTCTCCACTTCTTTGTTGGAGGAAGAAATATAAACAAGAGAAAACCAGGAGGGGATTGGAGATGGATAAAAAACGGagcaatgacaaaaatatcatatttcgCATTTGGCAAAGGTGAACCCAGTGGAAGTGACAAAAGAGTTCGAGATTGCATGTTCTTTTATGCAGACGAATACTACAGATTCCATGCTGTTCCTTGTGACAATTTCAATGGCGGTTATATTTGCGAAAAATAA